The Marinobacter subterrani genome has a segment encoding these proteins:
- a CDS encoding chemotaxis protein CheB produces MAGQSSRPRVGIVSDVVLQRHRLQAATAKFGLEVCFSGDPDRLQGYPAFPDASLWLVTLEDEADHPVLFDHLLENTEAPVLFGLDEAPKPGCTEYFRWERRLLGKLEQQLGHLEELDSEATLEQLAEETLTPLASPDLPHWISPAVPGSVAEEVWILGASLGGPAAVKTFLDHLPAGLPVGFIYAQHIDGNFTEVLTRVLGRHAHYKLKRPDEGYRVKNGDVVLMPVEHEWKLNEQGALTETSSDWPGPYGPSIDQVLLNVADHYGPRCHAILFSGMGNDGAIAAPLLKAYGSRIWVQESASCGNSSMPDSVAATGCTGFCGTPEQLARELVKTIEESCLLKGRQKRDSA; encoded by the coding sequence ATGGCCGGTCAGTCTTCCAGGCCGCGGGTCGGGATTGTCTCGGATGTGGTCCTGCAGCGCCATCGCCTGCAGGCGGCCACCGCCAAGTTCGGTCTCGAGGTCTGCTTTTCCGGCGACCCGGACCGGCTCCAGGGTTATCCGGCGTTTCCGGATGCCAGCCTCTGGCTGGTAACCCTGGAAGACGAGGCCGATCACCCGGTGCTGTTCGATCACCTTCTGGAGAACACCGAAGCGCCGGTGCTGTTCGGACTGGACGAAGCGCCCAAGCCCGGCTGCACCGAGTATTTTCGCTGGGAACGCCGGCTGCTGGGTAAGCTGGAGCAACAGCTTGGGCATCTGGAAGAGCTGGATTCCGAGGCGACGCTGGAGCAACTGGCGGAGGAGACTCTGACGCCGCTTGCCTCGCCGGATCTGCCCCACTGGATTAGCCCGGCGGTTCCCGGGTCCGTGGCGGAGGAGGTCTGGATTCTCGGCGCCTCGCTCGGTGGCCCGGCGGCGGTCAAGACCTTCCTTGATCACCTTCCGGCCGGTCTGCCCGTGGGTTTTATCTACGCCCAGCACATCGATGGCAATTTCACTGAGGTGCTCACCCGGGTGCTGGGCCGCCATGCCCATTACAAGCTCAAACGGCCGGATGAAGGCTACCGGGTAAAAAACGGCGATGTGGTACTCATGCCGGTGGAACACGAATGGAAGCTGAATGAACAGGGGGCGCTGACAGAAACCAGCAGCGACTGGCCCGGGCCCTATGGTCCCTCGATAGACCAGGTGCTACTGAATGTCGCGGACCATTATGGCCCACGCTGCCATGCCATTCTTTTTTCCGGCATGGGTAATGACGGCGCTATTGCCGCACCGCTTCTGAAAGCCTACGGCAGCCGGATCTGGGTTCAGGAAAGCGCCAGCTGCGGTAACAGCTCGATGCCCGACTCCGTGGCCGCGACCGGCTGCACCGGATTTTGCGGCACCCCCGAGCAACTGGCCCGGGAACTGGTAAAAACCATTGAAGAATCCTGCCTGCTCAAGGGCCGGCAGAAACGCGACTCCGCCTGA